The Mesorhizobium sp. INR15 region CTACATCGCCGTACCGACCGGCTGGATCACCGACAGCGTGCTTGCCTATACGGTTCGCGATCCGCATCCGAACGACAGTTCGGGCGCCAGGAACGGCGTGACTTTCCGGACAGGCTTGTCCGGTGGCAATGTCGCGAACCTAAACGTCTATGGCGACTGGCGTCTCGACGAGGTCGATAGCTCGATGACGTCGCTTTCGGCGCTGCAAAACGCTTCTGCAACGACCGTCGGGTCGACCTATGTTGGCAGCCTGTCCTTTGCCAACTGGCAGATCGAAACGGCCGCGACGACTTTCGCGCTCGACCAGGCCGTGTCGATAGGCGCCGGCACATTGGTGTTGTCGTCGAACGGCACGGTGACGCAAACAGACAGCCTGGCAGCGGCGTCGCTGGTGCTCGGCGGCAGCGGCGGCTTCAACCTTTCCAATGCCGGCAACCAGATCGGCACGGTCGCCGCCAATGCGGGGTCGGTCAATCTGGTCGATCAGGGCGGCCTCGTCATCGGCAGCGTGACCAGTGCGCGCGGAGCGCTGACGACGGGCTCCACCACGACGGGTTCGGTCAAGCTGCAGACGACAGGCGACCTGACCATCGCGGCGGGCGCGAAAGTCAGCGGCACCAACCCGGTGCTCGCGGCGACAGGCAAATTCATCAACAGTCGCGGCAGCGACGCCGTGTCGGCGACCAGCGGCAGCTGGCTGGTTTATGCGGCGAACCCGACCGGCAACACTTTCGGCAACCTCGACAGCGGCAACACGGCGATCTGGAACACGGCTGCCGGCGGCGCGGTAAGTGCGACGGGCAACCGTTATGTCTTCAACTATCAGCCGACGCTGACCTTCACCTCGACCAATGCGTCGAAGGTTTACGGCGACGCCATGCCGACGCTGGCCTATTCGGTATCGGGCTATCAAGCGGGGGTGGCCAACGCCTATCTCGGCGACAGCGCCACCACCGCGTTCTCCGGTGCGCCGATGCTCTATACCCCGGCTACGCTGGCCACGCAGCAGCTCGGAGCTGGGACCTACACGATCACCTTCGACGCAGGCAACGTCGCAGGGTTGAACGGCTACGCCCTTGCCTTCAACAGTACCGGCCTGCTTTCCGTTGCCAAGCGGGCGGTCACCGTCACCGCGGATGCCAAGACCCGCGCGTATGGCGACGCCGACCCGGCACTGACCTATCAGGTTACCACAGGCAATCTGGTCGACGGCGACACCCTTTACGGTGCGCTCGCAACGGGTGCCACCACATTGTCCGGCGTCGGCAGCTACGGCATCATCCAGGGCAGCCTCGCCAACGCCAACTACGACATCACCTATCAAGGCAGCAGCCTTACGGTCGGCAAGCGCGCGGTGACTGTGACAGCCGATGCGAAGAGCAGGGTCTATGGCGATGCCAATCCGGCGCTCACCTATCAGGTGACCACGGGTAATCTGGTCAACGGCGACAGCCTTTCGGGACTGCTTGCCACGAGTGCCACCAATTTGTCCGGTGTCGGTGGTTACGGCATCACCCAAGGCACGCTGACCAACGTCGCCAACGCCAACTACGACATCACCTATCAAGGCAGCAGCCTCACTGTCGGCAAGCGTGCGGTGACGGTGACGGCCGATGCCAAGAGCCGGATCTATGGCGACGCCAATCCAGCCCTGACCTATCAGGTTACCACGGGCAATCTGGTCGACGGCGACACCCTTTCCGGTGCGCTCGCAACGGATGCCACCACGTTGTCCGGCGTCGGCAGCTACGGCATCACCCAAGGCACTCTTGCCAACGCCAACTACGACATCACCTATTCTGGCAACAGCCTCACTGTCGGCAAGCGGGCCGTGACGGTGACGGCCGATGCCAAGAGCCGGATCTATGGCGACGCCAATCCGGCCCTGACCTATCAGCTCAGCGCGGGTAATCTGGTCAACAACGACAGCTTTTCCGGTGCATTGGCAGCGACCGCTACGGCCTCGGCTGATGTCGGCACCTATGGCATCACCCAGGGCAGCCTCGCCAACGCCAACTACGATATCACCTATGAAGGCAGCAGCCTCACGGTCGGCAAACGCGCGGTCACGGTCACGGCATCCGGTGGCCAAGGCAAGGTCTATGGCAATACCGATCCCTCGTCATACGGTTATGCATCCACGGATCTCGGCAGCGGCGCGGCCTTGGCCGGCGCTCTCAGCCGTGCTTCAGGCGAGGATGTCGGCAGCTATGCGATTGGTCGCGGCACGCTGACGGATGCGGCCAATGCGAACTACGACATCACTTATGTTGGAGCCGGCTTCAGCATCGGCAAGCGCGCGGTAACGGTCACCGCCAATTCGGGCCAGGGCAAGACCTATGGCAACGCCGATCCCTTGACCTACGGTTACAGTTTCACGGACCTCGGTACCGGCTCTGCCCTTGTCGGCGATCTGGCCCGTGCTTCAGGTGAAGGCGCCGGCAGCTATGCGATCGGCCGCGGTACGCTGACCGACGCGGCCAATGCAAACTATGACATCACCTATGTTGGGGCCGGCTTCAGCATCGGCAAGCGCGCCATCACCGTCGTGGCCGATGCGAAAAGCCGGCCGCAGGGAACGGTCAACCCGGCCCTTACCTACACGGTTGGCGGCTTGGGACTGGTCAATGGCGACACGTTCTCCGGCGTGTTGTCGACCGACGCGACCCCAGCAAGCGCGCCCGGCAGCTACGCAATCGAGCAAGGTAGCCTCGCCATCTCGGCAAACTATGAGCTGACCTATGTCGGCGCCGACCTGATTGTGTCGCCACCCAACACGATCCCAACGGGCGAAGCCGCCAGCACAGTTGCCTACAATACCTACGCACATGGTGGCGGTCGACCGGCTCCGGTCTTCTTCACCGGCGCTCCGGCTGATAGCGATACGCAAACGCTGATCGAAGACCCACGGCTTGATGGTCCCGCCTTCTGCCAAACCATGGGGGACGCCGCCTCGGTCTGCGCCGGCGCGTCAGTCCAGTAAGGATTGCCGTCACGCCGGCTGACTGGTCTCAGGCTACATGCGCATCAGCAGGCCGCCGTCGACGGCGAGCTCGATGCCGGTAATGTAGCTTGCCGCATCGGAGAGCAGGAAGAGGGCGGCGTTGGCCATGTCCTGCGGCGTGCCGATGCGTCCGAGCGGCGCGTAGCTCGCCACCGCCGAACGCTTTTCGTCGGTGTCCCAGCGGGCCTGCAGCGGCGTCAGCGCCATGCCGGGGCAGATGGCGTTGGAGCGGATGCGCTCGGCGGCAAGCTGCATGGCCAGCGATTTGGATAGGGCGCAGACGCCGGCCTTGGAAGCCTGGTAGGCATCCTGCGGGTTGGCGTCGCCGCGATACCACTGGATGGTCGAGAAATGCACCATGGCGCCGCCGCGCCCGCCCGAACGCATGTAGGGCACGACCGCGCGCGCCGTGTGCACGAAGGATTTCAGGTTGATCCTGAAAACGTCGTCCCAGACGTCGAGATCCATGTCGAGAGCGGACTTGTCGCGGCCAAACCACAACACGCCGGCGACATTGGCGAGATAGTCGATGCCGCCGCGTTCGCGGCCTGCGGTGCCGATGGCATGGTCGACAAAGGCGGGGTCGGTGAGATCGCCCTGCGCGAAGGTCAGCCTGTCATCATAGGTTGAGAGCGAGGCCGGGCGGGTCTTCACGTCGATGGCGGTGACCGAGGCGCCGGCTTCGAGCAGCGCCAGCGTGATCGCTTCCCCCATGCCGCCACCGGCCCCGGTCACAACCGCGTGCCTGCCCGTAAAATCGTAGGCGATCATCTCCAACCCCTCGTCTGCTTCTGCTGAAATGTCCGATGCAGGCGACAATAGGGGCGGATAAAAAATCCATCAAGCGGTATTAGAAAAAATTTGCCAAAATGGAAAATCGCGATATCGTGCCGCCAAATGATGACTTCTCTGACCAGGTGGATTGCAAGACCATGAACCTACGTTCCGGCGTGCGAAGCTTCTCCGTGACCTCTCCCATTGACGGCTCGATCTATGCGACACGCCCCTATGCGGAAGCTGCCGCCATCGAGGCCGCGCTCGGCCGCGCCCGCGCGGCCTTGCCGTCCTGGCGGCGGACGCCGCTTGCCGAGAGGCTGGCGATCCTGCTGCGCTTCGGCGAGGAGATGAAGGCGCGTGCGGCACCGCTGGCCGAGATGGTCGCCTGGCAGATTGGCCGTCCCTTGTGGCAGGCCGACGAGACCCCGCGCCTGGCGCTGGTCGGAGAGCTGCTTGCCGGTGTTGCGCCCGAAACGCTGGCCGATGTGCCCTATCCCTCCGACGAGAACATCCGCCGCTATGCGAGGCCGGTGGCCGGCGGCCTGCATCTGTCGATCTGCGCCTGGAACTATCCGACCGCCATGCTCGGCTATCTCGTCACCGCGCCGCTGGCAGCCGGCAATGTCGTGATCTTCAAGCATTCGCCGCAGACCCCGCTGATCGCCGAGATCGCGGAAGAAGCTTTCCGTGCGGCGGGCGGTCCTGACGGCGTGTTCCAGAGCCTGCACCTTGACCACGCCGATGCCGAGCGCCTGATTGCGTCGGGCGCCTTCAATGCCGTGAACTTCATCGGCTCGGTCAATGGCGGAAGGCGTGTGCATGCCGCCGCCGCCGGCACCTTTACGCAAGTTCATCTCGAGCTTGGCGGCAAGGATCCGACCTATGTCCGCGCCGACGCCGACCTTGAAGCGACGATCCCGCAAATCGCCGAAGGCACCTACTCCAATGCCGGACAGTCCTGCTGCTCGGTCGAACGCATCTATGTCGATAAGGCGATCCATGATCGTTTTGTCGAAGCCTTCGTCGCCGAAACTGCGAAATGGACCGTCGGCCATCCGATCGGCGAAAAGCCGATGATTGGACCGGTCGTGCGGGCAACGGCGGCCGACACGATCCGCGACCTGACAGAAAGGGCGGTGCGGGCAGGGGCCCGGCGCCTGATGCCGCAGGACGGTACGCGCAAGGCCTCCGGCCTCGGGGCTGCTTACGTCGCGCCGGAAGTGCTGGTCGGTGTCGACCACAGCATGCAGATCATGCGCGATGAGCTGTTCGGGCCGGTGGCCTGCATCCAGTCTGTCAGCAGCGACGAGCAGGCGATCGGCCTGATGAACGACAGCGATTTCGGCTTGAGCGCCTCGATCTGGACGCAGGATATCGATCACGGCGTGGCGCTGCTCGACGACGTCGAGGCCGGCACCGTCTACCTCAACCGCTGCGACCATGCCGACCTGTACCTGCCTTGGGGCGGCATCAAGAATTCCGGACTCGGCCGCACCAATGGCCGCGCCGGCCTTGCGGAAGCGACAGCGGCGAAGGCCTATCATGTCCGCTCCGTCATTGGTTAGCTCCCTCGACGATGCCGCAGTCGCGGCGCTGGCTGAGGCCAGCGTCGAGCGGCTGTTACCGGGCGCCGTGAGCCCCTATCTGCTGATTGCCGAACATGCCGGCAATCAGGTGCCACGGCCATGGCGCGACCTTGGCCTTGCCGCGCCCTATCGCGGCACGCATTTCGCCGTTGATCTCGGCATCGATACATTGACCCGAAGGCTGTCGCGAACCATGCGGGTGCCGGCGGTGATCGCGCATTATTCCAGGCTGTTTCTCGACTATAATCGCCCGGCCGGCGAGTGGGATTTCATGCGCCCGGATCTCGGCGGCATTCCGGTGCCAGGCAATCTCGCCGTCGACGAAACCGACGCCCGGCTGCGCAAGCTGATCGCCTGGGCGCCACTCGAACAGGCAATCGTCGAGGAGGCCTCGGGCAGGCAGGCGCTGATCTCTGTGCATTCCTTCACCCCGGTCATGGGCGGCATCCGGCGCGAGGTCGATATCGGCGTGCTGTGGCGCGAACCCTCGCTGTTCGTCAGCTCGGTTCTGGAAAACCTTGGCACGTTCGGCAGGAATGCGGGTCTCAGGGTCGGCGACAACGAGCCCTACGACTGGCGCCAGGCCGTCGGCTATACGCTGAACCGGCATGGGATCGAGCAAGGCAGGCCTTGCGTCTATCTCGAAGTCCGCAACGACCTGCTTTCCGATCCGGAAACATTCGAGCGTGTCGCCCAGGCCCTGGAAGCCGCATTTGCGTCTGTCGCGATGTCACTATGGCCGAAATCAGCCGTAGCCGTCTAAAGGCTGGACGGTCTCGCGCCGCGCCGCTAGAGCTTGTCGAATTGGAAACACGACAGCCAAGGGCGTGGGCGATGCAAGGCAATGTGGGCAGCAAGATCCGGGACGCGCGCAAGGAGCAGAACATCACGCTGCGCGACCTCAGCGACCGCTCTGGCCTCTCGGTTTCGCAACTCTCCAAACTGGAGAACGGCAAGGCTCGGCTGACGGTCGATGTCGCCCTGATGATCGCCGGCGTGTTGCATGTGCCGGTGGCGTCCTTCCTGTTCAGCCCGAAGCCAGGCATGCAGGCGCGCCGCTCGATCACGCGTGCCGGCAGCGGCATCATGCACGAGGGCAATGCCATGGAATTCGAGGTCCTGTGCAGCGATTTCCGCGACAAGACCAACATCTTCTGGCGCGTCACGCTGCGGGCGCACAGCTTTGAGGAGAATGGCGGCTGGCGCAGCCATTCGGGCGAGGAATTCATCCACGTTCTGAGCGGCAGCCTTGAGCTGCATACAATCCACTATGATCCGACGGTGCTGCAGCCAGGCGACAGCATCCTGTTCGATGGCGAGATGCAGCACGCCTATATCGCGCGCGGCAACGAGCCGGTCATCATGCTGATGTCCAACACGGTTCCCCGCGACGGACTTCCGCCTGGCGCCGGGATCTGAGCGTTGCGCGATGCCCGCGATTTTCGGGGCGGAATCGCGAGGCTTCAAAGATTATTTTCTAAAATGGAAAAAAATACTTGTTATGGAAAAGTCGGAGGTCTAGCATCCTGTTGACCGGCCGATAGGAGAAAACAACCATCGGCTGGATGGGAGATGGAACCGATGCTTTCGGTTGAGGCGGTCAGCAAGACCTTTGGCGGCGTGCAGGCCTTGCGCAAGGCCTCGCTGTCCTGCGCGGTCGGCGAAATCCTAGGCCTGATCGGCCCCAATGGCGCGGGAAAATCCACGCTGGTCAACGCCATCTCCGGCGTGCTCAAGCCCGATACCGGCAGCGTCACGCTGGCCGGCAAGGAGATCACCGGGCGCGGTCCTGAATATTGCGCGCGCGCCGGCGTCGGCCGGACCTTCCAGACGATCCGCCTGTTCAAGGAATTGACCGTCCGGCAGAATGTCGAGGTCGCCCATATAACCTGCCGTGCGGTCCGGCCCGAGGCCGCCGCGCGCATTGGCGTCGACCAGTTGCTTGCGCAGTATCAGCTGGATGGTTTCGCGGACGTGCCGGCCGGCACGTTGTCCTATGGCAGCCAGCGCCGGCTCGAAATTGCCCGGGCGCTGGCGCTGGGTCCATCGCTGCTGCTGCTCGATGAGCCGGCGGCCGGTCTCAACGAGGGCGAGTCCGAAACACTGGCAGTGGCGATCGAAGGCATCCGCCGGGATGTCGGCTGCGCCACCATCGTCATCGATCACGATCTGCGCTTCATCAACCGGCTCTGCGACCGGCTCTGCGTCATGGACCAGGGCCAGGTGATCGCATCGGGGCAGACCGAAGCGGTGTGGCGCGATCCGCGCGTCATCGAGGTTTATGTCGGGCAGTCGGAAACGTCGTGACGGCCCTCACAGGTATCAAGGACAACGAGAGAGAAGGAGGGGTTCAATGGACAAGATGATTTTGGGAGCGGGGGTCGTGGCGGCAGGGCTGCTGCAGGTCGCGCATGCCGGCGCCAACGACCTGAAGATCGGGCTCGCGGTGGCGATGACCGGCACCTACGCACCCTATAGCGAAGCCGAAGGCGCGCGCTGCATGGCCGACAAGCTGAACAAGGCGGCAGGTGCGGGCGATCCCAAAGTCGAGTTGATGATCGAGGACAACCGTTCCGACCCGCAGCTCTCGGTGTCGCTCGGCCAGAAATTCCTCGATGCCGGGGCGCAGATCATCACCGGGGTGCCGTTCCCGGATGCGCTGATCCCGACCGCGCAGATTGCCCAGCCCTATGGCGCCACGGTGTTTTCGGCACCGAACACGCAGCTCGAAATGCAGCAGGCCGGCCTCGACAATTTCATCGCCGGCGCGGTGCCCGATCCGATCAACGCGGCGGCGACCGCCAACGCGTTGTACGGCAAGGGCGCGCGTACCGTGGCGCTGATGGTCTCACCCGATGCCGGCTCCTATTCGGAAAAGCTGCCGGAATGGTTCGGCGAGGTGTTCGAACATCTCGGCGGCAAGGTTGTCTCCAAGCTCAACTATTCCTACGGCACATCGGACTGGTCGCCGCAGATCGCCAGCATCAAGGCGCTGCCGCAGAAGCCGGACGCGATCCATATCTGCGCCGTGCTTCCGGATGTCGGCATTCTGATCCGCCAGCTGCGCGCCAATGGCTATGACGGCTGGGTCGCCGGCTGCGACGCCTTTGACGACAAGTCGCTGGAAGGCACGGTCGGCGATCCGGCCTCGCTGGAGAAAGTGATGTTCGCCACGCATGGCGCAACCGGCGTCGACGGCCCGATCGACGCGTTCCTGGCGCAGTGCAAGGCCGACGGCTACAAGATCAACGGCATCTTCGACGCGCTCGGCGCCGACATGGTGCAGATCAGCTACGAGGCGGCCAAGAAGTCCGGTACGGTCGAGCCCGCAGCCCTGCGTGAGGCAATCCGTGCACCGGGCGGCTATCCCGGCACCACGGCGCCGATCATCTCCTTCGCCGAGAAAAAGGGCTATCCCGTCAAGGCCGTGCCGGTGATGGGCTTTGCCAACGGCAAGCGGGTGCTGATTTCAGACGCGCCGCCGACCTTCGTTCCGGCGCTGAACTGAGGCGGGCAGGCGCGTGATGGTGGATAGAGTCTTCGCGGTGCGGGTCCGGCCGTGCTGACGGTCGACAACCTGATCGTGCGCTATGGCGCGGTGACGGCGGTGCGTGACCTGAGCCTGAAGGTTGGGCGGGGCGAGCTTGTCGCCCTGCTCGGGCCCAACGGCGCCGGCAAGAGCTCGACCATCAATGCGCTGACCGGGCTTGTGACGCCGGCTTCCGGACGCATCACGCTCGATGGCCAGGATATTTCGCGTGTCCGCACCGAGGACCGCATTCGTGCCGGCCTGACCTCGACACCGGAAGGCCGGCATATCTTCGCCAACCTGACGGTTGGCGAGAACCTGCGGCTGGGCGCGGCGACGCGGCGCGATCCCAAGGGCGTGCGCCAGGATATCGAGCGCTTCCTGGCGCTGTTCCCGGTGCTGTCCGAACGCTACGCGCAGGCCGCCGGCACGCTGTCGGGCGGCGAGCAGCAGATGCTGGCCATTGCCCGGTCGCTGATGTCGCGGCCGAAGCTGCTTCTCCTCGACGAGCCCTCTCTGGGGCTGGCGCCGAAGATCGTGGTGCAAATCTTCGATTTCATCGGCGAACTCAAGGCGGAAGGGCTGACGCTGCTGGTGGTGGAGCAGAACGCCCGGCAGGCGCTTCGCTTCGCCGACCAGGTCTATGTCGTCAGCGCCGGCACGCTTCGCCACAGCGGGCCGCCGGCCAGCCTTGCCGACGAGCACGGCCTCTTCAACCTCTATATCGGCGGATAGGCGGCGACATGGATTATGCTCTGCAGCAGCTTCTCAACGCGCTCGCCTTCGGCGCCGAATACTCACTGGTCGCGCTCGGCCTTGCCGTGGTGTTCTCCATCATGGGCCTGGTCAATTTCGCCCATGGTGAGATCATCGGCGTCTCCGCCTACAGTGTCTTCCTGGCGGCGGCACTCGGGCTGACCTCGCCGATCGTGGCCGTGCTGCTTGCGGTTGCCGTTGCCGCCCTCGCGGCCATCGCTTTCGAGCGCGTGGCGTTCCGCCCCGTGCGCTATGCGCCAACGACGACAGGCTTGCTCACCGCCTTCGGTGTCTCGATCGTCGTGCAGAACCTGTTCATGCTCTTGATCTCGCCGAAACCGCAGTCGGTCTCGATCCTCAACGGGCTCAACCAGATGTGGTTCTTCGGTCCGTTCGCGGTGTCGTCGCTGCAGGTCATGGAGCTCATTGTCTCGGGCCTGACGATCCTGGCGCTGGTGCTCTTTCTCAACCGCTCGACGCTTGGTCTCGCCATCCGCGCGGCATCGCGCGATTTCGCCACCGTGCGGCTGATGGGGATCAGGGCAAACCGGGTGATCGCCACGGCCTTCGCCATATCGGGCGCGCTGGCCGGAATTGCCGCGGTGTTCATCATCGCGCGGCGTGGCAGTGTCTCTCCCGATCTCGGCTTCGGCCTGGTGCTGAAGGCATTCGTCGCTTGCGTGATCGGCGGATTCGGCTCGTTGGCGGGTGCCGCCGCCGGCGGCATGCTGCTCGGCTTCATTGAAGTGGGCCTGCTCGTTGCCCTGCCGCAGGAATATGGGGGCTTCAAGGATGCACTCACCTACGTGATCATCGTTGCGCTGCTTGTCTACCGGCCGGAGGGCCTGCTCGGCCAGCGGGTCGAACTCGGCGACAAGGAGATCTGAGGGTGTCGCATTCTATCGAAAATACCGCACCTTCCGCTGCCGTTGTACGGCAGCCCGCCAGCGCGCTCACGCGTTCTTTCATCGGCGGGCTGATAACGTCGCTGCCGGTGCTGGTGATCGGGCTGGCGATCCTGAATTTCGCGCCGACCTACTACACCTTTCTGGCGCTGGGCGCCTTCGTGAACCTGATCGTGGTTGTCGGCCTGCAGGTGTTCATGGGCAATAGCAACATCGCCAATCTTGGACATAGCGCCTTTGTCGGGCTCGGCGCCTATGGCGTCGCCATCCTGTCGACGCCACTGGCGATGAAGAAGCTGTCGATCCCCAACGCGCCTTTCGGCTTCGCGACACTGGAGCTTGATCCGGTTTCGTCGGCAATCATCGCGCTGATCGTGGTCGGCATCATTGCGGCCGTCAGCGGCAAGGTCATCAGCCGGCTTTCCGGTGTCGCGGCAACCATCGTCAGCCTGGCGCTGCTCATCATCGTCCACTCGGTGTTTCTGAACTGGACCGACCTGTTCAAGGGCAACCAGGCCTTCTTCGGCATCCCGAAGGTGGTTGGCTTGCCCTGGATGATGGTGTTTTCGGTGGTGGTGATCGTGCTGGCCCGGCTGTTCAAGGACAGCCGCTGGGGGCTGCAGCTCAGGGCAAGCGCCCAGAGCCCGCAGGCCGCTGCCGCACTTGGCATTGACGCCCGTCGCCTCAGGTTGATGTCGTGGGTCCTGTCAGCACTGATCTGCGGCCTGGCTGGCGTGCTCTACGCCTATTTCGCCGGCACGATCAGTCCAAAACTGTTCTACTTCCAGATGATCTTCAACACGCTGGCGATGCTGATCCTTGGCGGCATGGCAACGGTGACGGGCGCCGTGACAGGGGTGATCGTGCTTTCGGTCGGGCTCGAATTCATCCGCAGCATCGAATCCGGCGTGACGATCGGCAGCATCCAGCTGCCGCAACTGCTCGGCCTGTCCGGTGTGGCGCTTGGGGTGGTGATCGTGCTTTGCATGGCCTTCCGGCCAAGCGGCATCAGCGGCCGCTACGAGCTCGATGAGCTCTTGTCGCGATTTTTCGGGCGCAAGGCAAAATAGCCAGGCTGACGTTTCTTTGGTGGAGGGTTGAACGTGGAATTTGAGGACAGAGCGGCGGAGTATGCGCCGAGGCTCGAGGCGTTGCAGAAGGAACTGGCGACGCGCGGCGTCGAGTTCATCGAGGTGCATACGGTCGATACGTCAGGAGCTTTCCGCTCCAAGATCGCGCCGCTGAAATTGTCGGCTTCGGGCGAATCCATCAACGCCATCCTCTATTGCGTCACCCATGGCGACGGCCAGCCGATGGGCGATGTCGCCTTCACGTCGGCCAGCGCCAATGAGGAGAACGGCTTTCCCAACATCAAGGGGATCATCGATC contains the following coding sequences:
- a CDS encoding ABC transporter ATP-binding protein; translation: MLTVDNLIVRYGAVTAVRDLSLKVGRGELVALLGPNGAGKSSTINALTGLVTPASGRITLDGQDISRVRTEDRIRAGLTSTPEGRHIFANLTVGENLRLGAATRRDPKGVRQDIERFLALFPVLSERYAQAAGTLSGGEQQMLAIARSLMSRPKLLLLDEPSLGLAPKIVVQIFDFIGELKAEGLTLLVVEQNARQALRFADQVYVVSAGTLRHSGPPASLADEHGLFNLYIGG
- a CDS encoding branched-chain amino acid ABC transporter permease — its product is MDYALQQLLNALAFGAEYSLVALGLAVVFSIMGLVNFAHGEIIGVSAYSVFLAAALGLTSPIVAVLLAVAVAALAAIAFERVAFRPVRYAPTTTGLLTAFGVSIVVQNLFMLLISPKPQSVSILNGLNQMWFFGPFAVSSLQVMELIVSGLTILALVLFLNRSTLGLAIRAASRDFATVRLMGIRANRVIATAFAISGALAGIAAVFIIARRGSVSPDLGFGLVLKAFVACVIGGFGSLAGAAAGGMLLGFIEVGLLVALPQEYGGFKDALTYVIIVALLVYRPEGLLGQRVELGDKEI
- a CDS encoding branched-chain amino acid ABC transporter permease; translated protein: MSHSIENTAPSAAVVRQPASALTRSFIGGLITSLPVLVIGLAILNFAPTYYTFLALGAFVNLIVVVGLQVFMGNSNIANLGHSAFVGLGAYGVAILSTPLAMKKLSIPNAPFGFATLELDPVSSAIIALIVVGIIAAVSGKVISRLSGVAATIVSLALLIIVHSVFLNWTDLFKGNQAFFGIPKVVGLPWMMVFSVVVIVLARLFKDSRWGLQLRASAQSPQAAAALGIDARRLRLMSWVLSALICGLAGVLYAYFAGTISPKLFYFQMIFNTLAMLILGGMATVTGAVTGVIVLSVGLEFIRSIESGVTIGSIQLPQLLGLSGVALGVVIVLCMAFRPSGISGRYELDELLSRFFGRKAK